The following coding sequences are from one Helicoverpa armigera isolate CAAS_96S chromosome 2, ASM3070526v1, whole genome shotgun sequence window:
- the LOC110381467 gene encoding tuberin isoform X1 has translation MSSRDRSLQDKLKVLFKKGPSAPLPARNELVVSGEVERELSADTPLHRRLRALKELGEKAIHVRVQEGGVEKLWSLTRDLLEESNVEARHAALWFLRCLAEGQADYLQIMRTILFHYLRDTHARHPPEDSQLRFKLLHTLTNTGKNINCFEEEIGPFLLEWLPQIQPPTQLVEFLQLIINVVKFNATYLDEEIVHGIVNNACHLCVYSAEAAVVQCGLSLLEAVVSYSLLPRAALRTFVAALCRTVNLEHYCQTSWKLMRNVVGADMGHAALQQLVELLRAGSEEGGLLRGAVFYINMALWGPRRVPTLRVSFLAVLPAFLKALEGNQPVVTYEVVLSVQSVVSRVPLELCEPAWDVLLAILRVVLQQDKSYEPPNELIHNQVHAVITSIEQLQDAGQYCGDADALLELIDRCGHERPEASTMRLVSARAAALAPWGAEGAGAAAALAERYLRHEPRRAVRLHTLHAILAFIKRNRYLYGEELTELVGLPVLGACALDADVALRAAAARALAELAQASASDACTDLIDLLEKILNRPFEMYVSDVAIPAEADVSDLCGAAAGLLALLQHKLHAAPAAHAARCFLVLLDHLDAHYRRHALFMHHPDIRIKIFEMLFGLRANQFNCVGFCYDASGAAVHGAAALRLKPVCSPFLMAEPPAQRGHQHQPPQPKDLPPGVSLLPVGRAARLLAAALTREKDWAVLARVLRALPLLLQARALALGRRAQDIDMLASTLCSMVSDRSLNFPECLRVPSGQKLLVSEFHGAALPGLASLAPYHSYLEPQTQQRIVRCLLKYGMVLRTPQPYINALTIFTLETRETMVKMLPEVLLDLSKISDTKAIASPMLEFLSTLTRLPKVFASFVEDQYMSVFAILLPYTNPSRYNHYVVSLAHHVIAAWFLKCRLSYRRNFVRFIIHGLHNYIIMPFEEQLQYKTNHFPNANEDSSNRQRSSSLGSKAVSRAPLGGRAGGASASAAFHVELTETCLDLLARYTSTPCSVKPHRSDTAEFLFSGGQSMTWLVGHKLITITTSGCLQNSIKQGLCDRCAALCRQHADSVAAPLPPLPPAGADQPAPARPQGPAKECGAEAEAGGGNQLQPPAPHNPPEVKRYSKHSLQHCAAPAPPPPAPPAASRQNSSENNKTNDPLVAVLNQFSQHFEKISKEVCGAQDTDEAAWSRVGELAAAGLCPCWCANWAEVHVRSPTGDVCWVMRMQNQMNWDYLLESPLQELAALLSPAGGAAGEARGAGEAAARTGEAAGRTGEAAGRAGEDSAPRSRSGSSSSQSRPQSSLPQDLHKSSSDSIVGNDKKTQQASQSIMSQPQNSSAAGSSASRMSTQPINIPGSPQRQSSSSATDDDDMLLIVPEGKSRHPVRRSNSSPEMSSSWKAAALQASTPAAPAAPAPAPAADLTLHPDDMILLPSCEPTGSTSLSMHATKKAAKKSDMRVSCEAIPEEMCGTSPHAAHHHHLMTYNSDPALRARACAGTGDAPPAPAAAPNHHHQLQKTASDGTVPEGRRGDDLPPLARSKRSNTISVMSPTRRHSASAGRAGGGAGGAVGAGGGGVTPSFVFLQLYHNMSTYPITPPVPGETPTILNPLAERPLRVSGVQHERTIKNLDLVPPVETYKIGVLYVGPGQQDNEVLILKNEYGSVRYAEFLTQLGTLVSLEGGDDDQPHLFLNLEKGGKDGHYTYVWNDDIMQVLFHVATAMPSSAKDPTCNEKRKYIGNDYVSIVYNDSGADFNIHTIKGQLNFCIVVVEPYEHGMNRVFIKTKDERIRTKFLAHLDTHCVSDANVALLARQMALHCALASHISQSLKLGGAPYASNSLERLRIIKRLRVRAQAERLAAAARAPEPYAGPPDLAHRVAIDDFNDYT, from the exons ATGAGTTCTAGAGATAGGTCGCTTCAAGACAAGTTGAAAGTGCTCTTCAAAAAGGGTCCTTCGG CGCCGCTGCCGGCGCGCAACGAGCTGGTGGTGAGCGGCGAGGTGGAGCGCGAGCTGAGCGCGGACACGCCGCTGCACCGCCGCCTGCGCGCGCTCAAGGAGCTCGGCGAGAAGGCCATCCACGTCCGCGTGCAGGAG GGTGGAGTAGAAAAGCTTTGGTCATTAACAAGAGATCTCCTAGAAGAGAGCAATGTGGAGGCTCGACATGCAGCCCTGTGGTTCCTGCGGTGCCTGGCGGAGGGGCAGGCAGACTACCTGCAGATCATGCGCACCATCCTGTTCCACTACCTGCGAGATACACACGCGCGGCACCCGCCGGAGGACTCACAGCTGCGCTTCAAGTTACTGCACACACTGACCAACACCGGCAAGAATATCAACTGTTTTGAAGAAGAG ATTGGTCCGTTCCTGCTGGAGTGGCTGCCACAGATCCAGCCGCCCACGCAGCTGGTGGAGTTCCTGCAGCTCATCATCAATGTTGTCAAGTTCAACGCCACATACCTAGATGAGGAGATAGTACATGGAATTGTCAA CAACGCGTGCCACCTGTGCGTGTACAGCGCGGAGGCGGCGGTGGTGCAGTGCGGGCTGTCGCTGCTGGAGGCCGTGGTGTCCTACTCGCTGCTGCCGCGCGCCGCGCTGCGCACCTTCGTGGCCGCGCTGTGCCGCACCGTCAACCTCGAGCACTACTGCCAGACCAGCTGGAAG CTGATGCGCAACGTGGTGGGCGCGGACATGGGGCACGCGGCGCTGCAGCAGCTGGTGGAGCTGCTGCGCGCCGGCAGCGAGGAGGGCGGGCTGCTGCGCGGCGCCGTGTTCTACATCAACATGGCGCTGTGGGGGCCGCGCCGCGTGCCCACGCTGCGCGTCTCCTTCCTCGCCGTGCTGCCCGCCTTCCTCAAG GCGCTGGAGGGCAACCAGCCGGTGGTGACGTACGAGGTGGTGCTGAGCGTGCAGAGCGTGGTGTCGCGCGTGCCGCTGGAGCTGTGCGAGCCCGCCTGGGACGTGCTGCTGGCCATCCTGCGCGTCGTGCTGCAGCAGGACA AGAGCTACGAGCCGCCCAACGAGCTGATCCACAACCAGGTGCACGCGGTCATCACGTCCATCGAGCAGCTGCAGGACGCGGGCCAGTACTGCGGCGACGCGGACGCGCTGCTGGAGCTCATCGACCGCTGCGGCCACGAGCGGCCCGAGGCGTCCACCATGCGGCTGGTgtcggcgcgggcggcggcgctggcgccgtggggcgcggagggcgcgggcgcggcggcggcgctggcggaGCGCTAcctgcgccacgagccgcgccgCGCCGTGCGCCTGCACACGCTGCACGCCATCCTCGCCTTCATCAAGCGGAACAG GTACCTGTACGGCGAGGAGCTGACGGAGCTGGTGGGGCTGCCGGTGCTGGGCGCGTGCGCGCTGGACGCGGACGTGGCGctgcgggcggcggcggcgcgggcgctggCCGAGCTGGCGCAGGCCTCCGCCTCCGACGCCTGCACCGACCTCATCGACCTGCTGGAGAAGATCCTCAACCGGCCCTTCGAGATGTACGTGTCGGACGTGGCCATCCCGGCGGAGGCGGACGTGTCGGACCtgtgcggcgcggcggcggggcTGCTGGCGCTGCTGCAGCACAAGCTGCACGCGGCGCCGGCCGCGCACGCCGCGCGCTGCTTCCTCGTGCTGCTCGACCACCTGGACGCGCACTACCGCCGCCACGCGCTCTTCATGCACCACCCCGACATACGCATCAAG ATCTTCGAGATGCTGTTCGGCCTGCGCGCCAACCAGTTCAACTGCGTGGGGTTCTGCTACGACGCGAGCGGCGCGGCCGTGCACGGCGCCGCGGCGCTGCGCCTCAAGCCCGTGTGCTCGCCCTTCCTCATGGCCGAGCCGCCCGCGCAGCGCGGCCACCAGCACCAGCCGCCGCAGCCCAAGGACCTGCCGCCG GGCGTGTCGCTGCTGCCGGTggggcgcgcggcgcggctgCTGGCGGCGGCGCTGACGCGCGAGAAGGACTGGGCGGTGCTGGCGCGGGTGCTGCGCGCGCTGCCGCTGCTGCTGCAGGCGCGCGCGCTGGCGCTGGGCCGGCGCGCGCAGGACATCGACATGCTGGCCTCCACGCTGTGCTCCATG GTCTCGGACCGCAGCCTGAACTTCCCGGAGTGCCTGCGCGTGCCCAGCGGACAGAAGCTGCTGGTGTCGGAGTTCCACGGCGCGGCGCTGCCGGGGCTGGCCTCGCTGGCGCCCTACCACAGCTACCTCGAGCCGCAGACGCAGCAGAGGATCGTGCGCTGTCTGCTCAAATACGGCATGG TCCTACGAACGCCACAGCCCTATATAAATGCCTTAACGATATTTACGTTAGAAACCAGAGAAACTATGGTGAAAATGTTACCGGAGGTACTGTTAGACCTGTCCAAGATCTCTGACACCAAGGCCATCGCTAGTCCCATGCTCGAGTTCTTGTCAA CGCTGACGCGGCTGCCGAAGGTGTTCGCGTCGTTCGTGGAGGACCAGTACATGTCGGTGTTCGCGATCCTGCTGCCCTACACCAACCCGTCGCGCTACAACCACTACGTGGTGTCGCTGGCCCACCACGTCATCGCCGCCTGGTTCCTCAAGTGCCGCCTCTCCTACCGCCGCAACTTCGTGCGCTTCATCATACAC GGTCTACACAACTACATCATCATGCCGTTCGAGGAGCAGCTGCAGTACAAGACCAACCACTTCCCCAACGCCAACGAGGACTCCTCCAATAGACAACGCAGCTCTAGTTTG GGTTCAAAAGCCGTGTCCCGGGCGCCGCTCGGCGGGCGGGCGGGCGGAGCCTCCGCCTCGGCCGCCTTCCACGTGGAGCTGACGGAGACGTGCCTGGACCTGCTGGCGCGCTACACCTCCACGCCCTGCAGCGTCAAGCCGCACAG GAGTGACACGGCAGAGTTCCTGTTCAGCGGCGGGCAGTCGATGACGTGGCTGGTGGGGCACAAGCTCATCACCATCACGACGTCGGGCTGCCTGCAGAACTCCATCAAGCAGGGCCTGTGCGACCG GTGCGCCGCGCTGTGCCGCCAGCACGCCGACAGCGTGGcggcgccgctgccgccgctgccgcccgccGGCGCCGACCAGCCCGCCCCGGCCCGACCACAG GGCCCAGCGAAGGAGTGCGGTGCGGAGGCGGAGGCGGGCGGCGGCAACCAGCTGcagccgcccgcgccgcacaACCCGCCCGAAGTCAAGCG CTACAGCAAGCACTCGCTGCAGCActgcgccgcgcccgcgccgccgccgcccgcgccgcccgccgcctcCAG ACAAAACTCGTCAGAGAACAACAAGACGAACGACCCCCTCGTGGCCGTCCTCAACCAGTTCTCGCAACACTTCGAGAAGATCTCCAAGGAAGTG TGCGGTGCGCAGGACACGGACGAGGCGGCGTGGTCGCGCGTGGGCGAGCTGGCGGCGGCCGGGCTGTGCCCCTGCTGGTGCGCCAACTGGGCCGAGGTGCACGTGCGCTCGCCCACCGGCGACGTGTGCTGGGTCATGCGCATGCAGAACCAG ATGAACTGGGACTACCTGCTGGAGTCGCCGCTGCAGGAGCTGGCGGCGCTGCTGTCGCCGGCGGGCGGGGCGGCGGGcgaggcgcggggcgcgggcgaGGCGGCGGCGCGGACGGGCGAGGCGGCGGGGCGGACGGGCGAGGCGGCGGGGCGGGCGGGCGAGGACAGCGCCCCGCGGTCCCGCAGCGGCTCGTCGTCGTCGCAGTCGCGGCCGCAGTCCTCGCTGCCTCAGGACCTGCACAaatctag TTCAGACTCAATAGTCGGCAATGACAAGAAAACTCAGCAAGCGTCGCAGTCCATCATGTCGCAGCCTCAGAA TAGCAGTGCGGCGGGCAGCAGCGCGAGCCGCATGAGCACGCAGCCCATCAACATCCCCGGCTCCCCGCAGCGCCAGAGCTCGTCGTCCGCCACCGACGACGACGACATGCTGCTCATCGTGCCCGAG GGCAAGTCGCGGCACCCGGTGCGGCGCTCCAACTCGTCGCCGGAGATGTCGTCGTCGTGGAAGGCGGCGGCGCTGCAGGCCTCCACCCccgccgcccccgccgcccccgcgcccgcccccgccgcagacctcacgctgcaccccGACGACATGATCCTGCTGCCCAGCTGCGAGCCCAC CGGCAGCACGTCGCTGTCGATGCACGCGACGAAGAAGGCGGCCAAGAAGAGCGACATGCGCGTGTCGTGCGAGGCCATCCCCGAGGAGATGTGCGGCACCTCGCCCCACGCCgcccaccaccaccacctcATGACCTACAACTCCGACCCCG CACTAAGAGCCCGCGCGTGTGCAGGCACCGGCGACGCGCCCCcagcgcccgccgccgcgcccaaCCACCACCACCAGCTGCAGAAG ACGGCGAGCGACGGCACGGTGCCGGAGGGGCGGCGCGGCGACGACCTgccgccgctcgcgcgctcCAAGCGCTCCAACACCATCTCCGTCATGAGCCCCACGCGCCGCCACAG TGCGTCGGCGGGcagggcgggcggcggcgcgggcggcgcggtgggcgcgggcggcggcggcgtcaCGCCCTCCTTCGTGTTCCTGCAGCTATACCACAACATGAGCACCTACCCCATCACGCCGCCGGTGCCAG GTGAGACGCCGACGATCCTGAACCCGCTGGCGGAGCGGCCGCTGCGAGTGTCGGGCGTGCAACACGAACGTACCATCAAGAACCTCGACCTCGTGCCGCCCGTAGAGACATACAAA ATCGGAGTGTTGTACGTGGGGCCCGGACAACAAGACAACGAAGTTTTAATATTGAAGAACGAATACGGCAGTGTGAG GTACGCGGAGTTCCTGACGCAGCTGGGCACGCTGGTGTCGCTGGAGGGCGGCGACGACGACCAGCCGCACCTCTTCCTCAACCTGGAGAAGGGCGGCAAGGACGGACACTACACATACGTGTGGAACGACGACATCATGCAGGTGCTGTTCCACGTGGCCACGGCCATGCCCTCGTCGGCGAAGGACCCCACGTGCAACGAGAAGCGCAAGTACATCGGCAACGACTACGTGAGCATCGTGTACAACGACTCCGGCGCTGACTTCAACATACACACCATCAAG GGCCAGCTGAACTTCTGCATCGTGGTGGTGGAGCCGTACGAGCACGGCATGAACCGCGTGTTCATCAAGACCAAGGACGAGCGCATCCGCACCAAGTTCCTCGCGCACCTCGACACGCACTGCGTGTCCGACGCCAACGTGGCGCTGCTGGCGCGGCAGATGGCGCTGCACTGCGCG CTGGCGTCGCACATCTCGCAGTCGCTGAAGCTGGGCGGCGCGCCGTACGCGTCCAACTCGCTGGAGCGGCTGCGCATCATCAAGCGGCTGCGCGTGCGCGCGCAGGCGGAGcggctggcggcggcggcgcgggcgccggaGCCCTACGCCGGCCCGCCCGACCTGGCGCACCGCGTCGCCATCGACGACTTCAACGACTACACCTAG
- the LOC110381467 gene encoding tuberin isoform X4 has product MSSRDRSLQDKLKVLFKKGPSAPLPARNELVVSGEVERELSADTPLHRRLRALKELGEKAIHVRVQEGGVEKLWSLTRDLLEESNVEARHAALWFLRCLAEGQADYLQIMRTILFHYLRDTHARHPPEDSQLRFKLLHTLTNTGKNINCFEEEIGPFLLEWLPQIQPPTQLVEFLQLIINVVKFNATYLDEEIVHGIVNNACHLCVYSAEAAVVQCGLSLLEAVVSYSLLPRAALRTFVAALCRTVNLEHYCQTSWKLMRNVVGADMGHAALQQLVELLRAGSEEGGLLRGAVFYINMALWGPRRVPTLRVSFLAVLPAFLKALEGNQPVVTYEVVLSVQSVVSRVPLELCEPAWDVLLAILRVVLQQDKSYEPPNELIHNQVHAVITSIEQLQDAGQYCGDADALLELIDRCGHERPEASTMRLVSARAAALAPWGAEGAGAAAALAERYLRHEPRRAVRLHTLHAILAFIKRNRYLYGEELTELVGLPVLGACALDADVALRAAAARALAELAQASASDACTDLIDLLEKILNRPFEMYVSDVAIPAEADVSDLCGAAAGLLALLQHKLHAAPAAHAARCFLVLLDHLDAHYRRHALFMHHPDIRIKIFEMLFGLRANQFNCVGFCYDASGAAVHGAAALRLKPVCSPFLMAEPPAQRGHQHQPPQPKDLPPGVSLLPVGRAARLLAAALTREKDWAVLARVLRALPLLLQARALALGRRAQDIDMLASTLCSMVSDRSLNFPECLRVPSGQKLLVSEFHGAALPGLASLAPYHSYLEPQTQQRIVRCLLKYGMVLRTPQPYINALTIFTLETRETMVKMLPEVLLDLSKISDTKAIASPMLEFLSTLTRLPKVFASFVEDQYMSVFAILLPYTNPSRYNHYVVSLAHHVIAAWFLKCRLSYRRNFVRFIIHGLHNYIIMPFEEQLQYKTNHFPNANEDSSNRQRSSSLGSKAVSRAPLGGRAGGASASAAFHVELTETCLDLLARYTSTPCSVKPHRSDTAEFLFSGGQSMTWLVGHKLITITTSGCLQNSIKQGLCDRCAALCRQHADSVAAPLPPLPPAGADQPAPARPQGPAKECGAEAEAGGGNQLQPPAPHNPPEVKRYSKHSLQHCAAPAPPPPAPPAASRQNSSENNKTNDPLVAVLNQFSQHFEKISKEVCGAQDTDEAAWSRVGELAAAGLCPCWCANWAEVHVRSPTGDVCWVMRMQNQMNWDYLLESPLQELAALLSPAGGAAGEARGAGEAAARTGEAAGRTGEAAGRAGEDSAPRSRSGSSSSQSRPQSSLPQDLHKSSSDSIVGNDKKTQQASQSIMSQPQNSSAAGSSASRMSTQPINIPGSPQRQSSSSATDDDDMLLIVPEGKSRHPVRRSNSSPEMSSSWKAAALQASTPAAPAAPAPAPAADLTLHPDDMILLPSCEPTGSTSLSMHATKKAAKKSDMRVSCEAIPEEMCGTSPHAAHHHHLMTYNSDPGTGDAPPAPAAAPNHHHQLQKTASDGTVPEGRRGDDLPPLARSKRSNTISVMSPTRRHSASAGRAGGGAGGAVGAGGGGVTPSFVFLQLYHNMSTYPITPPVPGETPTILNPLAERPLRVSGVQHERTIKNLDLVPPVETYKIGVLYVGPGQQDNEVLILKNEYGSVRYAEFLTQLGTLVSLEGGDDDQPHLFLNLEKGGKDGHYTYVWNDDIMQVLFHVATAMPSSAKDPTCNEKRKYIGNDYVSIVYNDSGADFNIHTIKGQLNFCIVVVEPYEHGMNRVFIKTKDERIRTKFLAHLDTHCVSDANVALLARQMALHCALASHISQSLKLGGAPYASNSLERLRIIKRLRVRAQAERLAAAARAPEPYAGPPDLAHRVAIDDFNDYT; this is encoded by the exons ATGAGTTCTAGAGATAGGTCGCTTCAAGACAAGTTGAAAGTGCTCTTCAAAAAGGGTCCTTCGG CGCCGCTGCCGGCGCGCAACGAGCTGGTGGTGAGCGGCGAGGTGGAGCGCGAGCTGAGCGCGGACACGCCGCTGCACCGCCGCCTGCGCGCGCTCAAGGAGCTCGGCGAGAAGGCCATCCACGTCCGCGTGCAGGAG GGTGGAGTAGAAAAGCTTTGGTCATTAACAAGAGATCTCCTAGAAGAGAGCAATGTGGAGGCTCGACATGCAGCCCTGTGGTTCCTGCGGTGCCTGGCGGAGGGGCAGGCAGACTACCTGCAGATCATGCGCACCATCCTGTTCCACTACCTGCGAGATACACACGCGCGGCACCCGCCGGAGGACTCACAGCTGCGCTTCAAGTTACTGCACACACTGACCAACACCGGCAAGAATATCAACTGTTTTGAAGAAGAG ATTGGTCCGTTCCTGCTGGAGTGGCTGCCACAGATCCAGCCGCCCACGCAGCTGGTGGAGTTCCTGCAGCTCATCATCAATGTTGTCAAGTTCAACGCCACATACCTAGATGAGGAGATAGTACATGGAATTGTCAA CAACGCGTGCCACCTGTGCGTGTACAGCGCGGAGGCGGCGGTGGTGCAGTGCGGGCTGTCGCTGCTGGAGGCCGTGGTGTCCTACTCGCTGCTGCCGCGCGCCGCGCTGCGCACCTTCGTGGCCGCGCTGTGCCGCACCGTCAACCTCGAGCACTACTGCCAGACCAGCTGGAAG CTGATGCGCAACGTGGTGGGCGCGGACATGGGGCACGCGGCGCTGCAGCAGCTGGTGGAGCTGCTGCGCGCCGGCAGCGAGGAGGGCGGGCTGCTGCGCGGCGCCGTGTTCTACATCAACATGGCGCTGTGGGGGCCGCGCCGCGTGCCCACGCTGCGCGTCTCCTTCCTCGCCGTGCTGCCCGCCTTCCTCAAG GCGCTGGAGGGCAACCAGCCGGTGGTGACGTACGAGGTGGTGCTGAGCGTGCAGAGCGTGGTGTCGCGCGTGCCGCTGGAGCTGTGCGAGCCCGCCTGGGACGTGCTGCTGGCCATCCTGCGCGTCGTGCTGCAGCAGGACA AGAGCTACGAGCCGCCCAACGAGCTGATCCACAACCAGGTGCACGCGGTCATCACGTCCATCGAGCAGCTGCAGGACGCGGGCCAGTACTGCGGCGACGCGGACGCGCTGCTGGAGCTCATCGACCGCTGCGGCCACGAGCGGCCCGAGGCGTCCACCATGCGGCTGGTgtcggcgcgggcggcggcgctggcgccgtggggcgcggagggcgcgggcgcggcggcggcgctggcggaGCGCTAcctgcgccacgagccgcgccgCGCCGTGCGCCTGCACACGCTGCACGCCATCCTCGCCTTCATCAAGCGGAACAG GTACCTGTACGGCGAGGAGCTGACGGAGCTGGTGGGGCTGCCGGTGCTGGGCGCGTGCGCGCTGGACGCGGACGTGGCGctgcgggcggcggcggcgcgggcgctggCCGAGCTGGCGCAGGCCTCCGCCTCCGACGCCTGCACCGACCTCATCGACCTGCTGGAGAAGATCCTCAACCGGCCCTTCGAGATGTACGTGTCGGACGTGGCCATCCCGGCGGAGGCGGACGTGTCGGACCtgtgcggcgcggcggcggggcTGCTGGCGCTGCTGCAGCACAAGCTGCACGCGGCGCCGGCCGCGCACGCCGCGCGCTGCTTCCTCGTGCTGCTCGACCACCTGGACGCGCACTACCGCCGCCACGCGCTCTTCATGCACCACCCCGACATACGCATCAAG ATCTTCGAGATGCTGTTCGGCCTGCGCGCCAACCAGTTCAACTGCGTGGGGTTCTGCTACGACGCGAGCGGCGCGGCCGTGCACGGCGCCGCGGCGCTGCGCCTCAAGCCCGTGTGCTCGCCCTTCCTCATGGCCGAGCCGCCCGCGCAGCGCGGCCACCAGCACCAGCCGCCGCAGCCCAAGGACCTGCCGCCG GGCGTGTCGCTGCTGCCGGTggggcgcgcggcgcggctgCTGGCGGCGGCGCTGACGCGCGAGAAGGACTGGGCGGTGCTGGCGCGGGTGCTGCGCGCGCTGCCGCTGCTGCTGCAGGCGCGCGCGCTGGCGCTGGGCCGGCGCGCGCAGGACATCGACATGCTGGCCTCCACGCTGTGCTCCATG GTCTCGGACCGCAGCCTGAACTTCCCGGAGTGCCTGCGCGTGCCCAGCGGACAGAAGCTGCTGGTGTCGGAGTTCCACGGCGCGGCGCTGCCGGGGCTGGCCTCGCTGGCGCCCTACCACAGCTACCTCGAGCCGCAGACGCAGCAGAGGATCGTGCGCTGTCTGCTCAAATACGGCATGG TCCTACGAACGCCACAGCCCTATATAAATGCCTTAACGATATTTACGTTAGAAACCAGAGAAACTATGGTGAAAATGTTACCGGAGGTACTGTTAGACCTGTCCAAGATCTCTGACACCAAGGCCATCGCTAGTCCCATGCTCGAGTTCTTGTCAA CGCTGACGCGGCTGCCGAAGGTGTTCGCGTCGTTCGTGGAGGACCAGTACATGTCGGTGTTCGCGATCCTGCTGCCCTACACCAACCCGTCGCGCTACAACCACTACGTGGTGTCGCTGGCCCACCACGTCATCGCCGCCTGGTTCCTCAAGTGCCGCCTCTCCTACCGCCGCAACTTCGTGCGCTTCATCATACAC GGTCTACACAACTACATCATCATGCCGTTCGAGGAGCAGCTGCAGTACAAGACCAACCACTTCCCCAACGCCAACGAGGACTCCTCCAATAGACAACGCAGCTCTAGTTTG GGTTCAAAAGCCGTGTCCCGGGCGCCGCTCGGCGGGCGGGCGGGCGGAGCCTCCGCCTCGGCCGCCTTCCACGTGGAGCTGACGGAGACGTGCCTGGACCTGCTGGCGCGCTACACCTCCACGCCCTGCAGCGTCAAGCCGCACAG GAGTGACACGGCAGAGTTCCTGTTCAGCGGCGGGCAGTCGATGACGTGGCTGGTGGGGCACAAGCTCATCACCATCACGACGTCGGGCTGCCTGCAGAACTCCATCAAGCAGGGCCTGTGCGACCG GTGCGCCGCGCTGTGCCGCCAGCACGCCGACAGCGTGGcggcgccgctgccgccgctgccgcccgccGGCGCCGACCAGCCCGCCCCGGCCCGACCACAG GGCCCAGCGAAGGAGTGCGGTGCGGAGGCGGAGGCGGGCGGCGGCAACCAGCTGcagccgcccgcgccgcacaACCCGCCCGAAGTCAAGCG CTACAGCAAGCACTCGCTGCAGCActgcgccgcgcccgcgccgccgccgcccgcgccgcccgccgcctcCAG ACAAAACTCGTCAGAGAACAACAAGACGAACGACCCCCTCGTGGCCGTCCTCAACCAGTTCTCGCAACACTTCGAGAAGATCTCCAAGGAAGTG TGCGGTGCGCAGGACACGGACGAGGCGGCGTGGTCGCGCGTGGGCGAGCTGGCGGCGGCCGGGCTGTGCCCCTGCTGGTGCGCCAACTGGGCCGAGGTGCACGTGCGCTCGCCCACCGGCGACGTGTGCTGGGTCATGCGCATGCAGAACCAG ATGAACTGGGACTACCTGCTGGAGTCGCCGCTGCAGGAGCTGGCGGCGCTGCTGTCGCCGGCGGGCGGGGCGGCGGGcgaggcgcggggcgcgggcgaGGCGGCGGCGCGGACGGGCGAGGCGGCGGGGCGGACGGGCGAGGCGGCGGGGCGGGCGGGCGAGGACAGCGCCCCGCGGTCCCGCAGCGGCTCGTCGTCGTCGCAGTCGCGGCCGCAGTCCTCGCTGCCTCAGGACCTGCACAaatctag TTCAGACTCAATAGTCGGCAATGACAAGAAAACTCAGCAAGCGTCGCAGTCCATCATGTCGCAGCCTCAGAA TAGCAGTGCGGCGGGCAGCAGCGCGAGCCGCATGAGCACGCAGCCCATCAACATCCCCGGCTCCCCGCAGCGCCAGAGCTCGTCGTCCGCCACCGACGACGACGACATGCTGCTCATCGTGCCCGAG GGCAAGTCGCGGCACCCGGTGCGGCGCTCCAACTCGTCGCCGGAGATGTCGTCGTCGTGGAAGGCGGCGGCGCTGCAGGCCTCCACCCccgccgcccccgccgcccccgcgcccgcccccgccgcagacctcacgctgcaccccGACGACATGATCCTGCTGCCCAGCTGCGAGCCCAC CGGCAGCACGTCGCTGTCGATGCACGCGACGAAGAAGGCGGCCAAGAAGAGCGACATGCGCGTGTCGTGCGAGGCCATCCCCGAGGAGATGTGCGGCACCTCGCCCCACGCCgcccaccaccaccacctcATGACCTACAACTCCGACCCCG GCACCGGCGACGCGCCCCcagcgcccgccgccgcgcccaaCCACCACCACCAGCTGCAGAAG ACGGCGAGCGACGGCACGGTGCCGGAGGGGCGGCGCGGCGACGACCTgccgccgctcgcgcgctcCAAGCGCTCCAACACCATCTCCGTCATGAGCCCCACGCGCCGCCACAG TGCGTCGGCGGGcagggcgggcggcggcgcgggcggcgcggtgggcgcgggcggcggcggcgtcaCGCCCTCCTTCGTGTTCCTGCAGCTATACCACAACATGAGCACCTACCCCATCACGCCGCCGGTGCCAG GTGAGACGCCGACGATCCTGAACCCGCTGGCGGAGCGGCCGCTGCGAGTGTCGGGCGTGCAACACGAACGTACCATCAAGAACCTCGACCTCGTGCCGCCCGTAGAGACATACAAA ATCGGAGTGTTGTACGTGGGGCCCGGACAACAAGACAACGAAGTTTTAATATTGAAGAACGAATACGGCAGTGTGAG GTACGCGGAGTTCCTGACGCAGCTGGGCACGCTGGTGTCGCTGGAGGGCGGCGACGACGACCAGCCGCACCTCTTCCTCAACCTGGAGAAGGGCGGCAAGGACGGACACTACACATACGTGTGGAACGACGACATCATGCAGGTGCTGTTCCACGTGGCCACGGCCATGCCCTCGTCGGCGAAGGACCCCACGTGCAACGAGAAGCGCAAGTACATCGGCAACGACTACGTGAGCATCGTGTACAACGACTCCGGCGCTGACTTCAACATACACACCATCAAG GGCCAGCTGAACTTCTGCATCGTGGTGGTGGAGCCGTACGAGCACGGCATGAACCGCGTGTTCATCAAGACCAAGGACGAGCGCATCCGCACCAAGTTCCTCGCGCACCTCGACACGCACTGCGTGTCCGACGCCAACGTGGCGCTGCTGGCGCGGCAGATGGCGCTGCACTGCGCG CTGGCGTCGCACATCTCGCAGTCGCTGAAGCTGGGCGGCGCGCCGTACGCGTCCAACTCGCTGGAGCGGCTGCGCATCATCAAGCGGCTGCGCGTGCGCGCGCAGGCGGAGcggctggcggcggcggcgcgggcgccggaGCCCTACGCCGGCCCGCCCGACCTGGCGCACCGCGTCGCCATCGACGACTTCAACGACTACACCTAG